One genomic segment of Arachis duranensis cultivar V14167 chromosome 4, aradu.V14167.gnm2.J7QH, whole genome shotgun sequence includes these proteins:
- the LOC107483965 gene encoding uncharacterized protein LOC107483965, whose amino-acid sequence MAIECLEMFHGIDRTAFRMLTQVLHREVKQSLMVMAFLLSLETMGLNGIVQTAIKKEGWFMNSLADECVICLQCLVSHEFSGFVEKSRKLETLGHVLKTELTLYQVHRMRSVLLTLIPDTLSTICARIMGDITMDAVWLEYQRTPKELLGFNTLDQCISVAQEALSRHNNGLGLHMQQGGRQTDQDKGKQKYVCKELDDAERPKTLTVCFGRESVPTAEGIAEFFCNMFGHVVQRVTVMPRRDKDSGDFAFVLFNDASIPRIIMGDKNVVHHTIQGMKCWIRWWTGTHYRCVN is encoded by the coding sequence GATCGAACTGCATTCAGGATGCTGACGCAAGTCCTTCACCGTGAAGTTAAACAGTCCCTGATGGTCATGGCATTTCTACTGTCACTGGAGACAATGGGACTGAATGGTATTGTGCAAACAGCCATAAAAAAAGAAGGCTGGTTTATGAACAGTCTTGCCGATGAATGTGTCATCTGTTTGCAATGCCTAGTATCTCATGAGTTCTCTGGGTTTGTGGAGAAGTCCAGAAAACTCGAAACCCTCGGACACGTGCTGAAAACTGAGCTCACGTTATATCAGGTTCATAGGATGAGATCCGTCCTCCTAACTCTAATTCCCGATACCCTATCAACCATTTGCGCTAGAATTATGGGCGACATAACGATGGATGCGGTGTGGTTGGAGTACCAGAGGACTCCTAAAGAACTACTGGGTTTCAACACACTTGACCAGTGCATATCAGTTGCACAAGAGGCATTGAGTAGACATAACAATGGCCTAGGATTGCATATGCAACAAGGAGGAAGGCAAACTGATCAAGATAAGGGAAAGCAGAAGTACGTATGCAAGGAGCTGGATGACGCGGAACGTCCAAAGACACTGACCGTATGCTTCGGTCGAGAGTCCGTGCCCACTGCAGAGGGCATTGCTGAGTTTTTCTGCAACATGTTTGGTCATGTGGTTCAAAGGGTGACAGTCATGCCTCGGAGGGACAAGGACTCGGGTGATTTTGCTTTCGTTCTTTTCAACGATGCATCAATCCCCCGCATTATAATGGGGGACAAAAATGTGGTTCATCATACGATACAAGGCATGAAATGCTGGATCAGATGGTGGACAGGAACACATTATCGCTGTGTGAATTAG